The Trichosurus vulpecula isolate mTriVul1 chromosome 9, mTriVul1.pri, whole genome shotgun sequence region agaagaGCTTCAGCAGCCAAAGGAGCCCATGACATAAAAATGGGTTCAGAACATCTTCTCTGGACACAGAGAGACCATCAGGAGGCCATTGCAATCTAGGCAAGAAGCACTGGATCTGGGaccagaagccctgagttcaaatcctgactctgctgcttaAGCAAGTCATAATATCTTACAAGCTTAGTTTCTGCATGTATAAAAACCAGGGCGATCgaactaggtgatttctaagatctctttgaGCTCTAAACCCTATGATTCCATCTGATGAGGCAAGCTAGGTGGTAGCTTGGACGTGGAATCCAGAAGGCCTGAATTCCAATCTTGTGTCAGAGACTCTGGGCGATGTTCCAAACACTCtcaacctcggtttcctcatgtcTGAAGCGGGTATCATAATAGTCCCTACCTTCCAGGGTGGTCGTGAGGATCAAAGACAATATGTATAAATGGCTTTGTAAAGCATTATGTAAGTGTTAGCTATATGTCTGGGTACCCGAGAACATGTGAATGGGTGTGAGTGGGGCCAAACTGGCCAGATCATGGTGAACTTGGAGGAAGTAAGGCACAGCGTGTCCTGTGATGCCCTCCTACTGGGGCCAGCCCCTCATGGAACATTTCTGGGGTATCCCATGACCCTCTGGGCAAGGGGCAGAATGTCACCATCAGCTGCCTTCAGTTTGTACTGCAGCAAAAACAAATGGGCACATTCAGAGACAGaacaccccccaccaccaccacccaccatcACCTTGAGCAGCAGCGGAGACAAAAGTAATGTGATGTAATGGAGGAATGGCCTTGGAACCAGGCCTGGCTGCggatcccagttctgccacttcctAACCCGCTGATTTTGGACAAGTGCCTCCCCTTCTctgctcttccatgtcctgagacacAAGATGAGGGGGCCTGAGAGATGATCTCCtggttcctttccagctctgtccTACGATACCATTCCACACTCCCACGCCAGAATACATGTGCCCCACTGCCTTTCCTGGGACTTCCGACTGCTCTCGCCCCCTCTGCCCCTACCCTACTTAGTCCCGCCTCCTCTAAATATAACCCCGTCTGGGCTGAGCTCAAGACTATTTCTGGATTGGGCAAACGTGCCTTGGGAAGCCAGTGGCCTGGACAAGGGCTCTGAGAGGTGCTGGCTGTTGCCTCTACTCCTCCCCCTTGCCCAGGGCACTACCCATCTGGCACCAACCCCACTGACCACCACACCTGGCCATGCCTGGGGAGGCCCGAGAAGGTAAGGTAGGTCTGAGTGGTGGGTGGGCACCTGGGCAGGCACAACTGGACTCAGACTCCAGAGCCTTAGGAGTGGAAGGTACTGGGCTGGGGGTGTTCCCCAATGCCAAAAGCTGAACTGGGAGGCTGAACTGGGATCTGAGGGGTGGAAGTAGGCTGTTTCAGGCATCCATTTGCTTGGCTCCAGGGACCTTTTTTGGCTTTCCAAGCTTGGGGAGAGAACACAGAGTAAGAGCCTCCCTATCCTCTTCACTATGTGCCCAAGCTGACTTTGACCCTCCCACTGGGCATGAGGCATCCTATCTACCATTGATGCCCCTAGCCCAATCCTTCTAAGGATTCAGGGACAGCTTATCCCTGAAACCCAGCTTTCTCCCTTTAATTCCCAGTCATCAGATGGGGCAGAAGGGCCTTGGGGTCATGGCATCCCTCCTACCCCATCCCTGCCCTACTCTACCTGTTCTCCCTGCGGGGGGACAATAGTTGAGAGACAGGTCATCTGCCTGCCAAGatagggctgggggtgggagggtgtaGGAGTGGAGACAGCAACTTGGGCAGCTGCATGGCTCTGGAATAGCCCTGGGTTCCGGTCCTAGTGGGAGGAAGCAAGGGCTATAGGAGCGGGCCAGAGGCATGACAGCCTAGGACAGGGTCACTGGATAAGCCAGCTGTGGGTTCTGCTATCTCTTAAGCTGCTCTGGGGCAGATCAGATCCATGGGGAGCAAGGACCCGGCTGCCTCCCCTATCTGTACCCCAGTATGTTCTGTGCCCTGGGACCCGCCTCACTTCCTGGCCTCTCAGGGTGACTGTGTCCTTGTATCAGAGATACTTCTCTGGCTTTCAAGACCTCAGAAGCTGCACTCCAGGTCTGAATGAGTTTCCTGATCTTGCCCAAGGGTTGATGCTGACAGTCCCTTTCACAGCACGCCCAAGTACCCAGTCACCCCAGAAGCCCTTCATGATTAGCTCCCTCCAACAGTTCCCCTTCCACCGGTGAGGGATTGCTGTGAGCTTGCCTGAGCAGCTTGGGAGGGGTCTGGTCTTCCCTCAGATTGGGTGATGGTAGAGGAAGGGGTCCAGGTTTCTTATTCAGATCAGGAACTTCCTGAGGTCAGGTGCAATGTCTTCACATTGTCCCCCAGGACAAGGACTGTCTCTCTTCCTTACTCTGGGTCTCCCATCAGTCTACAGAGTTTTGCATCAATGGGGCACTCATTGGCTGTGTCCTGGCCTGACTCTGTGGGGATCAGAGTGGGcataggatggggtgggggaggggaaggaaagaagagaaaccaAGACTAATCCTGTGGGCTTGGGGGCAGGGCAAGAGAAGGCTGGCTCTAGGGTGCTGGCTACAAGAACATATGTGAAATTCTCTTGGGCTCCAATGATTCAGCACTAGGGCTGGGAAGGTAGACAGGGCACTGATGGGATTACCTTTTAGACTGACCCAAGGCCTGTGCTGAGGGCAAGAACACTGTCCTGTGGGCCTTTTCCATTGGGCATGGTGGGACTCTTCAACCCACTCCGTCCACTCAGCCCAGtaggtctttccctcccagatgcCATCCTGCCCATCATGGTGAGCCCAGGCACTGGGACCATTCCACCCAGCCACTTCACTGAGGTCAGTTTGCACCCCGTTGAGTCCATCAGTGACCTACACAATGGAGGTATGGCCCATGTTTTCTTAGGTCTGGGTGGAAAAAGGGAGTTAGTTCTCCCCAGGAAAGTGCAACCTAACACCTGTCTCCTCCAGGGTCCCTGCACCCCTACCTGACCGATGACCCAGCTTCACAGCAGTGGGAAGAGCTGATGGGCATACTGCCTCCATCACTTTGCGTCCAGGCTGGCTGCAACCCGGCCCATGGGCGCGGGGCCTTCTTGTTACTGCTGGCACTGCTCATCCTTACCTGCCTTGCCCTGGCCATCCTGGCTGTCTACCTGAGCGGTACCAGGGCTGGGGACtgacaggggtgggggtggggtcaaaGAGGGTCACTGTTGACACTCACTTCTGTTACCTGCATGAGGAGGGGGACAGCATAGCAAAGAATCCCAAGTTAATAACTCTTTGGGGAGACAAGGCGAGAGATTATTTTCCTGCTTTGCTCAGGCTAAGGTTCTAACGTTTAGATCACACGATTTTAGGATTACAGCTGGGAAGGACCATAAGGTTCACCTCGTGCtacaccattttacagagaagcagaggcccagagagccATGAACTGCCCAAAGTCTCCCAGCTAATAAAAAATGGCAGGTGgctttgaactgaggtctcctgactccaagccctccCGGGCATCGATGATCTGCCCACCAGCCGGGTGGTCATAGGAAACCGGATTAGGCCAGAAAGCATGCTGCGGATAATCCTGTTATTGACATAAAGCAGATCAACAGGCCTGTACAGGAGGGATAGGGGGAGCCTGTGGAGCCCGGGGTGGTGCaggcctctcctctctttccacctGTCTCAGTGCTACAGAGCGAGTCCCTGCGGGTGCTGGCCCACACACTCCGGGTCCAGGAGGAGACGCTGCTGAAGCTCCGGCTGGCCAGCCTCAACCAGTGGCGACGGCTCAATGCCAGCGAAGCTCGAGGACTCAGCTGAGGACAGACCTCACCTCCGCACTCTCCCCTACGACAAGGACTCCGGCCAGGGACCCTCTGCCTGTGCTCAAGAAGACAAGGGCAGGCcacccctccctacctccctccttcactctggCCCCAACGCAAGCTCCCCACTTATGTTTCTTTCCACATGACATTTTTATATCAATAAAGGGCACACAGTGCAAAGCCCGTCCTCACATGCCTACAACCAGACCCCATAGCCCAGGGCCATCAAACCAACCCAGGCAGGACAGTAATGCCCGTGTCAGACAGAAATAACATTTCTCTAGGAGCCTCAAGTCGCCTCACAACACCCAGTGACACAAACTATGCACATGACCGTCCTttttcaaatggggaaactggggcACGGAATGGCTTGTCCTTTATTTCTCACTGAGTTGTGTCATCATGGTCTCCCGACTCCCAAGTCCAAGGCTTCTGCCACCACACCAGGCAATCAAGCCCCTGCCCCTGtctagaggaggaaaagaagctgGGGGTCAGGGGTCACTGGCCCTGGGTCAAAGTTCCCATCTGAGAGCCAGTGATAGGGATAGCATGTTTCTGAAGTCAATGAAGCATCTTAAAAGGGATACTGGAGTaagccctccctgcccccacttgCAGCCTTCCTggtccctccccttctcctgtcAACACCTCCTGGCTGGCCCAGGCCACCACTCCCACAGTCTGCATCCCACAGATAGCAGGAGCTCAAGTCTCTGTCTGAGGCCATCCCAAAATAGCTGCTCTGCCCACCCCTCCATGGACCAACCAAGTGTTCCAAGCTTCCCCCACAGAggcttggcctcagagggagaCTATCCCGGGGAGAGGAGGAGACATCCAGCCCCTCCACCAGCTCCACTCCCCCAAGTTGCTGAGGGCTCCTGGACAGGACCTCTCATGTCAGGTCAGCCTGTTCTGCTAGAGCAGGCGGCCTGGGAACTGACATGGGTAGAGACCAAGAAAGCaccctgaggaaggaaggaaggaaagcctcATATGTTCACTAGGGTAGGGGAACCCCATAAAAATATAGGAAAGGTTTCTGGAGGGGAAAgtacccctacccccacccccaagccaaAGCCTGGCCTGGCCTAGCCTGTTCCACGTCATTCTGAGAAGGTCACCCTGAAAGCATTCCTCTGCTGTGCAGCCAGGGGCTCTGTGTTAGAGAAAGCAACAATCTGCTCTGTGACCTTCTCCTTTTCACTAGAAGTCAGGAATGGAGGCTGAGGAGCCTGGCCCATGGTCACCTCCCAAGATCATCCCCCTGCATGGGGGCAGAAGCAAAGAACCACCTCTggctctttcctcctccccaggtGGTGCCAGAGGGTTAGCTGGAGGTATGTGCACAACTGAGGCAGCAGACTGAAGCCAAGGCATGGTCTCATTTAATTCTCTAATATTAATCTTTTTATAAAATCAACACATACAAATATTCCAGAAAGCccccttccctgcttccctccccactccagcaTAGCTAAAGTGTGGGAGGGTGGAGACTATATGGAGTATGTGTCAAGAACTGGAGGAGGAGCCGCTCCAGGTTATGGACCCCCTGCACCCACATCCTCCAGCTTATTCTAGGAAGAGGGAGTAGTTGGGTCACTGCAGCGGTGAAGAGCAgctggcagagagggagagaggattcCCCAGCCATTCACTCCTCAGCCTGGCGGTTttcagaattctctccttccttggcaTCATTGTGACATCTATACCTCACCCCCTGAGGACAGTCAGGCACAGAAGGTAATTAATCTTTCCATGGCCCAAATCAAACCCTGGCCCAGCAGGAGAGATGGGCATCGGGGAGGCAGGAGGCAAAGGTACTGAAGGAAAGGGGAGCTGAGGGCAGGGGGTTGAGGGGAGACCAGGGCAGCCCTCCCACCCTGACACTTTTATTTggttttgtcattaaaaaaataaagcaaaggcCCCCAGAGAGCCAGGCCACATGATGTGGAGTGGTGTGGCATTGTTTTTCTATATAAAAACCAGGATGAGAGCAGCCTCTTCCGCCAGCCCCAGGGCGAGGGGAGGCCTCGAGCTCACAGCACGTCTGCGCGCTTATCCCGTACACGACTACGCGCTTTTGTCCGGGCTTTGAAGGCAGCTGAATTGTAGAGGTgctgaaaaaaagagaggagaccACTTTGGAGCAAGCTGGGGTGTGCTTTCCATATGACCCCAAGCAGAGGCCAGCTAGGGATGGAGGAGAGCATGGCAGGTCTCCCTAAGAAGGGGAAGCCCAGGCTCTAAAGGTCCTCCCACACCTCCCCACCCAGTGGCCCTCTTGTCAAACAGGCCAAATGGTGGAAAACAGCACAGATGGGTTCGAGGCAGAATGGAAGTGAGCCAAGGAGGGAGGTCAGAGCCAGCTACAAACCTTCTCAAAGCGGGAAATCTTGCTGGCCTTCATGGCAGCAGCGTCCAGCACCAACACTGGCCCCAGGTCAAAGATGTCTCGAAGCAGCTCATTATTCTGGGAGAACCAAGGGGGCAATTGAAGTCCCGGGCCtttgggagatgggggagggaggaaggggcaggggagggtcCCACTCCTTCTGACCCAACCCCTAGGACAGTACCTGGAGGTGGTGGAGGACCCCAGAGCCTAAGGTTTCCTTAAATGCTGCATATGCCCGGCGTCGGACCCAGCTGTCCACATACATACATTCCAGTCCAAACTTGATTGTCTCTTCCTGGCACTCTCCAGTCTAGAGAACAGACAAGGGGAAGGCTGTTAACCCCCAGGAACCAATTCTTAGTCCTTTCTCCATGCTGGCAGAGGAGTTGAGGTCATTACTACTGAGCTCATACAATAATGTGTGCTATACTTGTCTGGTTTATGCTTCACTCCTCTACTAGGCCACGGGGGCAAAGACCATGTCTTACTCATACTTTTTCTCCTCCCTAGATTATTGATAAGCCCAGTGCACCCAGGAGGTGCTCAATCAATATCTGTCCAAAGAATGCCCTTCCATGCTGACATGAGGGTGGCTGGGCACACAAGACAGCCTGAGGAGCAACCCCACGGGACCAGAGAGggccctcagagaccatctggctctgaccctcattttagagaagcaAAAACTCAAGTCCAGAAACACGCAGCGGAATGGGTACATTCCCAGAGTGAGAGGATGGTTCCAGGAGcatctttgtttctccagcaccTAGTGCACTGTTGGTGCTTAGGAAACATTTGCTATTGTTGGATTTAGTGACTgaaccagggtcacagagatccGAATTCAGGCCGCCACACCAGCTGGGCTAATTCCAAAAcccagggagagaaggaaaaacttgGTGTAGATAACCAACCACCCTCAGGGTTCTGTGCTGGCTCTGTGTACATGCGTGTGTGTCCATATGtccatgcacatgcacatacatatccacgtgcatgtgtgtgcaggGGCCTCCCCACCTCAATGAAGTGCAACACGTCCCGGAAGATGGAGCGCTGTCTCCGCCGATCAGCCTTGGCCCGGTACTTGTTGCTGTCCGTGGCCAGGGCTCGGAGGGTGCTGCACAGGGCATCAGTGTCCTCATACAGGAAGTCCTCCTAAAGAAAGATTTGGGCAAGGAGGCTCAGGCCAGTTTAGCTTTCTCtaatcctccctccccatcccaccccacaaGAGTGGGCTCCAAGACTCTAGAAGGGGCTCTCTGCCCCCCAGCCATAATGGGCCCCAAACTTCCCCCTTGGTCCCAGACCAGATGATCCCTCCCGCTTGCCACTCCTGGTACCTCTAGGTCTCGGCCCAACTCAAAGAGCAAGGCAATGGTCTCCCCTGCTGCAATGCGAAGGTGCACGCTGTCGCTGGAGAGGAGCTGGGGCAGCTGGGGCagctggctgtgcaaaggcaaggGGGCACCAGGTGAGCAAACACCAACAGCTACTTACCAGTTATAGGAATTTGGAATGAAGAGGCCAGTGGAGAGGTTCCACTCAACCTTGGCGCTCCTTGCTGCTTGTGTCTGGAAATCTCCACCCCCTCGGGTTCTCCACTTCCCCTCCTGCCAAGCAGCTGAAGAAAACAGAAGCCATATCCTGTTCTACTTCCCTGCAGGTGAGCAAATCTAGGCAATACGGTCTAATGAAAAGAGCGCTGGACCTGGTGTCAAAAAACCTAGTGTGGAATCTAAGATTTGCCATGTAAAAGCTGTATCACCTTTGACAATTCAATTCTATTTACAAAAGAAATTCGGCTCTTATTGGGGCAGGACTGCATCCAGGCCTAGCCCCTGAGGCAGGAGAGGACAAAATGGGCACTACCAATACCAAGGATGGGGTGAAGGCCCAGGGGGTTTGTCCACTAGCCCTTCCTTGTCCATCCCCCATAGCCCTGCATACCTGTCTAGAACCCTGCTGATGTGGGAGCCAGGGCAGATTGTGAGGAGCAAGGCCCAGGCCTGGAGGGCACAGCAATGCAGGGCTTGAAGCGGTGCCAGGGCTGAAGATGATTCCTCCCTACAGGCCCCACTAAAGATGCCCTCGAGGCAGGCTAGACATGAGATGAGGTCCTGCGGGAAGACAAAAGCCCAGGGCAAGAAGGGTGTCAGAGAGGCTGCCTGACGGCTTCATCGGACCTCCATTCGAGCCAAAGTCCAGCTTGGGAGGCCAGCCGTCCACACCTGCCAGCAGCACCCATGAGGTAGCCTAAGGTCagccggggtggggaacctgcttcTGGGCCcttgaagggaaaaggaagctGGGACAGGGTGAACTCACCTCCACATCAGCAGCGGCAATGTAACAGCACATCCCAAGGGTTGTGGCACACTGCAGGGGAGAGCAGGTCAGGGGGTCAGACTCTCTCAGGATTCCCTCAGTAACCCAGGGCTGACCCCAAGCCAGAGAGAAGCCACTTCACCTCTGggcttcagtatcctcatctgtgaaatgagggggttgtgctCATACCTCTACacctcctttcagctctaagtctctgACCCCATGACCCCTACAGTCCTAGAGCGCTAGGCCCCATCTTGACCAGCTCCCAACTCCAGCTCTAAGCCTCTGACCCCATGACCCCTACAATCCTAGAGCGCTAGGCCCCATCTTGACCAGCTCCCAACTCCAGCTCTAAGCCTCTGACCCCATGACCCCTACAATCCTAGAGCGCTAGGCCCCATCTTGACCAGCTCCCAactccagccccagccccgggCCCTCTTCTGTCTCCCTACATAGCAGCCAACTCCTTCCAGTCTGAGCCACAGGAGAACCAACGGGACAGACTGTATTCAATTTCATATTTAGGAAGTCAAAGTGTCAGACAATCCTCTTGTTCTGTTTCGTGTATAAGGAAGTGGTCACATCTGTTGACACTGGTTGACGCTTTATCGTaacaaagaagaattttaaaaatgagccaATGGGAAGGGAGGCTGTGGAGCACTCAAGGACACTGGGCTCTGGACTCCGCCTTCTTGTCTTTGCCCAGGAATATAAACCGGCTGTGCCCCGTCACCCAAGCCACTCTAAGAAAAGGGCCACTGAGAGGAGGGAATGAGGACTCTGTCCCGACCCTCAGGCTCAGTAGAGGTCAAAGGCCATCTCGACAGGGCACCCGTGGAGGACATCTGTTGACAGCCTGCTATGTGGAGAGCTCTATGCTGAGTACAGGGGAGAACAAAGCTGAGGTTGgccccagttcctgccctcaaagtcGAGGACAGGGATGAGACATCAATCAGAATCACAgcctctcagagctggaaggggcctcgcAGGTCATGCATTTCAACCTGTAGCTGGATCAGAATCTTCACTCTAATGTGTCTGACAAGTGGCTGATGGGCTGCTGCCAGAAGCTGGCCGGGGCCAGGGGACCCTCTCCCTAAGGCCCCAGGCAGCTGGGGACTGCCCTGCATTCAGCCGGCCTGCTCAGCCTCTGGACCGAGATTTTCCTCTCACTGAGCCAAAACCTGGCCATGGGCAACTCCTCCCATTTCTGCCCTGGAGAGAACAAGCTCAATCCCTTGTCTATGAAAGAGCCCTTCAGACATGATGACGGTGACCAGGCCCCAGCTAAAGCTCATAAATCTCTTGCTTTATGCCGAAACACATTTTTTTGCCCTTTTCATCATTAACTGCTCCAGAGGAAGGAGGCACGGAAGGGCTGGTGCACTGTAAAATAGCCACGACCACCTGCCCCCCCAGGTCCTCCCCTCTGCAGGCTGGCCGTCCCCAAGATCACGTGGCCCAATCCTGGGACTCTCAGCAGCAGAAGCGAGAACCATAATGCACATGCCCAGATAAGGACAAGTGAGAAGTGGGCTTCCaatccccctttctccttttccaaagGTGACTCTGGGCGAGCTCTGGGAGCTCACGTTTCCTCCTCTGTACGACAAGGGGCCTGACAGGCTGGTGCCTGACGATTATGGCCCCTAAGCTACACAGGCCTACTGGAAGGAGGGGAGCCCCGGGGGGATGGGGTGCTCACACTGTGCCGAGCTCCAAGGCTGGCGGAGGTATCAGTCAGGATGCTGACAAGCAGGGGCCGCAGGCTCCGGAAGAGCTCCTCTCCCTCGGGCCCCGAACCCATCTGAAGGCACAGGAGGGTCAGCACAGTTGCAGCAAGAGACtgttcctctcctttccctgcaAAGGAGGGTGGGAAGGCCCTTGTAAGCCACCTAAGCGAGCCCACGGACCCCAGGAGAAGGCTGCCACCTGAAGCCCCATAGCCCCTGCCCCCAGGCCCAGGCTGCCACAGGAGCCCCCAGGCCTGGCCTTACTCAGAGGCAAGGGAGGCCAGGGCAGTGTCGGGATGGGTAGGGCCAGAAGACCAACTCGAACCTTTCTTGAGGCACTTTTCGAGGGAGTCTGTGAGGGTGAGGCGGCGCTCCAGTAGAAAGTCCAGGAGCACCCGGGAGGAAAATGCCAGGCGAAGGCTCTCCAAAGCACCCAGCCTGGTCTTGGCACTGAAGGAAAATGAGGACTGAACGGTAAGCCCAGATCGCACCACCCTCTGGGCTAATCCAGTGCTCTGCTCCCCCTGGGGCTCACCCGAACTGGGGAACACAGACTCATAGAGGACAGAGGCCTGAGTTGGGCCCCAAAGGCCTATACAAAGACCAGGGAACCAAACAGGCATGGAGGCCAATATCCAGCCTCACTACGGTGGTGATCCTCCCAGGGAGATGATGGGGCTGTCACAGGTCGATCAATTTGACTCccaaagggaagaggggcaggataGAAGCAAGTACCTCTTGTCGGCCACATCATCGATGCGTTCCTTGAGCTTCTCTTCCAGCTCCTCTTGTTGAGCCTGCTCATCAACTACTTCATTGCCTGCAGACCCCACCCCATGAGAGACGTTCAGTTCCCCTTCATGGCCCTGGACCCTGAGAAAGGGGTCAGAGGACTAACCAAAGGCTGCATCTCTCCCATCTTGTGCTGAGAGGAGGCCACCGAAGGGCAGAGCAAGCCCATGGGACCCTCCTCCACTCTCATCCCTCATGCCCTGGCCTCTTCTTACCTAGACTCTCCTCGGCAATGCTAGCACCCTCACTTGTGCTGCTGTAGTGACTCAACACTTCGCTAGCCGCTTCATCGTCACTGGAGGGAGAGTCGGCCTGGGTGCTGTTCCGAGCTCCTGGGAAGGGCCAAAATGGGGGAGGTCAGCCCAAGGCTCTTGGCTCTAGGATTGAGAGATCTTATAGTTcaaccctctcgttttacagatgagcaaaccaaggcccagagtggTGAGTCCCATGCCCCAAACTGCGCAGTAAGTGTCCACCCCAGCTGGGCTTCAGACTCATGTCCTGCACAACCAGCTCATTTAGGACCCCACAAGATCAAAGAGGCTATGATAGGAAGGGCTCTTGCTGGGCTCTGAATTttactctccctgcctccctccaagCAATGGGGCAATGCCAACCCAAATAGCCCCTAGGGCACATAAGACCTTGCCAAAAGAGAATACAGTCAGTTCAGTTCTGGGTTGGGATAGAAGAGGGCCTCTTGAACAAAAGTTGTTTAAAGTCTCAAACACAAACAAAGGCCCCAGCGTCCAAGCAGAATTTCTCATCCAGGAACCCAATGGTATTCAATGCCACTGTGCATCCTTAAAGAAACCACAGAAGACACCCAAAGGCTATAGCTTAGGGACATGTGCCTTATGAATAGCCTTTCTGGAATATGAGGCCTCTAATGGCAGGGAACTGGTTCCTTTCCGAAGGAACGCCATCTGACCTTTGTCTTGGTTAGAATACCTATGTCTCTCCAATTTGGCACAGGGCCTGCCCCGATGCAGCTCATGGTAAATTTATGAAGCTGGTTACTCCAAGAGATGGCACAAGCTCAAAATCGATGTGATAAAGAGGAACGGATATCGGTTTAATGACAAGAGATCCACAGAGGGCTATTAGGGGCATCCGAGATGTTGGGGGCGGTCTCTAACACAAGACTGACATCATGGTACTAGCCTTGTGGCCTATGGGGGGTGGCGGGGGCAGGTCTGTATGTTCTTAAAAGGATCCCAATATACTGTTCACCATCATTTCTCCTTCTACTTGAACTCTCAATGCTCGGCCCCTATCCCACCAGAGTGTCATAGAGATAGATGCTTCCTACTCTGGGACAGGCTCCAAAAGCTCCTACATCAGAAGGTAGGGATTTCCTCCTGATCACTGTCTCTGAAGCAGGCCTCCTCTTAAGGCAGAGCTTCAAATTTTTTACTcaagaccccttcagcacttcttaaattgtgggtttCAACCCCATATGGGTCTCAGAGTCTAAGGGATTCTCATTCACTTGGTACTTAGGAGTGATGGAGAAAAGGGGCTGGTTGCCTACAATGTCCAAAAACAGACACCCGTGCTAAGGGGTGCCCCTGACCTCCACAGCTTGTGCCTGTGTATGGATCTTCGTCTGCTAGAGCATGCAGCTCTCAATGGAAATCCCTTCCCTCTGGCACCTGCAAAAGGGAAACGGAGGCCCTGAGCAGAAACAGAAAGGGCAGGGTAGCTATAGGACTGTTGCTAAAGGTACTTGCCTCACAAGATTGTTATATGGAACATATGAAATGatgtgtgtaaaatgctttgaaaacctcaCGTGTAATACAAATATCAGCTGAGGGATTCGACAGGCCTAACCATTGCTGGAGGTTACAGGAGGCCTCATCTGGGATAAAGAGTTCAGCTAGACCTAACTGCCCCAAGGCCCTAATCTCTGGGCTCCAGGACCCAGGGCTATGTGGTCACACCCACTTCCTTCCCTGGGAGGGggagcaaagcaaagaaaaaagaccaaaagaaGAAGGCCAGTCCCTCTCACTCAGGCCTGCCTCT contains the following coding sequences:
- the IFRD2 gene encoding interferon-related developmental regulator 2 isoform X1 — encoded protein: MPRARKGHAPRRGGQRRGGGARNSTQADSPSSDDEAASEVLSHYSSTSEGASIAEESLGNEVVDEQAQQEELEEKLKERIDDVADKSAKTRLGALESLRLAFSSRVLLDFLLERRLTLTDSLEKCLKKGKGEEQSLAATVLTLLCLQMGSGPEGEELFRSLRPLLVSILTDTSASLGARHSCATTLGMCCYIAAADVEDLISCLACLEGIFSGACREESSSALAPLQALHCCALQAWALLLTICPGSHISRVLDSQLPQLPQLLSSDSVHLRIAAGETIALLFELGRDLEEDFLYEDTDALCSTLRALATDSNKYRAKADRRRQRSIFRDVLHFIETGECQEETIKFGLECMYVDSWVRRRAYAAFKETLGSGVLHHLQNNELLRDIFDLGPVLVLDAAAMKASKISRFEKHLYNSAAFKARTKARSRVRDKRADVL
- the LSMEM2 gene encoding leucine-rich single-pass membrane protein 2 isoform X1, with translation MPGEAREGLSLPDAILPIMVSPGTGTIPPSHFTEVSLHPVESISDLHNGGSLHPYLTDDPASQQWEELMGILPPSLCVQAGCNPAHGRGAFLLLLALLILTCLALAILAVYLSVLQSESLRVLAHTLRVQEETLLKLRLASLNQWRRLNASEARGLS
- the IFRD2 gene encoding interferon-related developmental regulator 2 isoform X2; this translates as MPRARKGHAPRRGGQRRGARNSTQADSPSSDDEAASEVLSHYSSTSEGASIAEESLGNEVVDEQAQQEELEEKLKERIDDVADKSAKTRLGALESLRLAFSSRVLLDFLLERRLTLTDSLEKCLKKGKGEEQSLAATVLTLLCLQMGSGPEGEELFRSLRPLLVSILTDTSASLGARHSCATTLGMCCYIAAADVEDLISCLACLEGIFSGACREESSSALAPLQALHCCALQAWALLLTICPGSHISRVLDSQLPQLPQLLSSDSVHLRIAAGETIALLFELGRDLEEDFLYEDTDALCSTLRALATDSNKYRAKADRRRQRSIFRDVLHFIETGECQEETIKFGLECMYVDSWVRRRAYAAFKETLGSGVLHHLQNNELLRDIFDLGPVLVLDAAAMKASKISRFEKHLYNSAAFKARTKARSRVRDKRADVL
- the LSMEM2 gene encoding leucine-rich single-pass membrane protein 2 isoform X2; the protein is MPGEAREDAILPIMVSPGTGTIPPSHFTEVSLHPVESISDLHNGGSLHPYLTDDPASQQWEELMGILPPSLCVQAGCNPAHGRGAFLLLLALLILTCLALAILAVYLSVLQSESLRVLAHTLRVQEETLLKLRLASLNQWRRLNASEARGLS
- the LSMEM2 gene encoding leucine-rich single-pass membrane protein 2 isoform X3 — protein: MVSPGTGTIPPSHFTEVSLHPVESISDLHNGGSLHPYLTDDPASQQWEELMGILPPSLCVQAGCNPAHGRGAFLLLLALLILTCLALAILAVYLSVLQSESLRVLAHTLRVQEETLLKLRLASLNQWRRLNASEARGLS